The Candidatus Aegiribacteria sp. genomic sequence AGAATTCGACAGGTGGCGGCACTCGATAGCCCGGTATTACTCCTGGGTGAGACCGGAGTTGGCAAGGATGTGATCGCCAACGCAATCCATTATTCATCTACTCGCAGAGATGGTCCCTTCATCAATGTGAATTGCGGCGCTATTCCGGAAACTCTGATCGACAGCGAACTCTTCGGACATGAAAAAGGCGCTTTCACCGGTGCCCTGTCGCAGAAACGGGGACGCTTCGAACGCGCAGATAAAGGGACGATTCTGCTCGATGAAATCGGAGAACTGCCGCCCCTGGCGCAGGTGCGGTTATTGAGAGTACTGCAAGACAAAGAAATTGAACGGGTTGGCGGCACCAAAATCATTCCGCTGGACATAAGAATCATTGCCGCCACTAATCGCAATCTGGAAGAGATGGTGAAAACCAATCAATTCCGCGAGGATTTATGGTTTCGGATAAACGTATTTCCCATCTGGATACCACCACTCCGCGAAAGAAAATCCGATATTCCTGCACTAATGCAGCATTTTATCATCCTGAAAGCCAAGGAACTAAAATTGCCTGGCATTCCCGCGCTTTCCCCCGGTGCTATTGTCCCTCTCATGGAGTACCACTGGCCGGGCAACGTTCGTGAGCTGCAAAATGTCGTGGAGCGTGCTTTGATACTCAACCCGGGCGGTCCTCTAACCTTCAAACATCTGAATCTGCAGCAACAGCAAAAAACCTCAGATTCACCAGAACTGACTATCGAGCCGGATAATCTTGATGAGGTGATCTCCCGGCATATTAGGCAAGCATTGTCCAAAGTGAATGGCAAGATTCATGGCCCTGGCGGAGCTGCTGAACTGCTGGGAATAAATCCAAGCACGCTCAGGAATCGGATGGATAAATTAGGGATTGATTACGGACGGGGAAGCAGAGACTGAACAACCCGTTCCTGTTGAAGTGAACGAATGAATTTCGACCGAATGGATTACTCCCGGTCCAGTAGTTATCATATAAGCAGATTCGCAATCATTGTGATTGACCAGGGAGAGTATCAGAAGGTATATTAAATAAAAGTAGGTATATTGAGGTAAAAAGAACGGATGTAGTGTTTAGGGAGGTGCTTAATGAAATTTTCTTTATCTCTGTTATTTATAATTGGAGCTTCTTTATATGCTGATGAGCCTTATATTCTGAGATCATATCATACTCAGAGAACTGATCCAGTTGCCATTGGTGAATTGGTTTATTCGCAGGTTGGTTCCTTTGTAAGCTGTATCGGTATCAATA encodes the following:
- a CDS encoding sigma 54-interacting transcriptional regulator, with amino-acid sequence MDENEFFRQSALRICGNLAIEEAMFSTLQYLRQAMPVDRMFLQCFDQGFGAMRTIATATQSEYRKLDLLTPLSEEARASAGLKNLPSMSDISIFEDSEKYAISREMLKFHSVQCSSLMVMLLKSKSRILGSLVLVSEGKEKFTEKHAKMLSLLKEPFVIALSNTLKHREVLKLKDLLADDNRYLHGELRRLSGDEIVGANFGLKDAMDRIRQVAALDSPVLLLGETGVGKDVIANAIHYSSTRRDGPFINVNCGAIPETLIDSELFGHEKGAFTGALSQKRGRFERADKGTILLDEIGELPPLAQVRLLRVLQDKEIERVGGTKIIPLDIRIIAATNRNLEEMVKTNQFREDLWFRINVFPIWIPPLRERKSDIPALMQHFIILKAKELKLPGIPALSPGAIVPLMEYHWPGNVRELQNVVERALILNPGGPLTFKHLNLQQQQKTSDSPELTIEPDNLDEVISRHIRQALSKVNGKIHGPGGAAELLGINPSTLRNRMDKLGIDYGRGSRD